A region from the Arachis ipaensis cultivar K30076 chromosome B01, Araip1.1, whole genome shotgun sequence genome encodes:
- the LOC107646273 gene encoding uncharacterized protein LOC107646273 → MSIKDIDTVTHVQYLLYETQKNERHGYTQEYMEYVYFVSLLNDNIIGADGDRNCIWELRMSLNTFANLCELLQVQGGLDEDGHVGIGEQVATFLIILAHHTKNRSVQVRFYRSGETISRYFHKVLGSVLRVQSVLFTKADPVPEDCIDPRWKWFKGCLGVLDGTYIDVTVPTSDKSRYWTRKSRISTNRCFGLLKKRWAILRSPSFYPIRIQNHIIIACCLLQNFIWMNMDVDPEEDATLLPEHIPVGDDTIVDEADIIDVVESSYEWTQWREDLATEMWEIWRAEHDT, encoded by the exons ATGTCCATCAAAGACATAGACACGGTGACACACGTCCAGTATTTGTTGTATGAGACACAAAAAAATGAGAGACACGGTTACACACAAGAGTACATGGAATACGTGTATTTTGTGTCTCTTCTAAATG ATAACATCATTGGGGCAGACGGAGATAGAAATTGCATATGGGAGTTAAGAATGAGTTTGAATACATTTGCAAATTTGTGTGAATTGCTACAAGTTCAAGGTGGGTTAGATGAAGATGGTCATGTTGGCATAGGCGAGCAAGTAGCAACTTTCTTGATCATATTAGCTCATCATACCAAAAATCGCAGCGTACAAGTTAGGTTTTATAGGTCTGGTGAAACTATTAGTAGGTATTTTCATAAGGTATTAGGTTCGGTTTTGCGTGTCCAAAGTGTGTTATTTACAAAGGCAGACCCTGTACCAGAGGATTGTATAGATCCCAGATGGAAATGGTTTAAG GGTTGTCTAGGAGTATTAGATGGCACTTACATAGATGTCACAGTCCCCACGAGTGATAAATCTAGGTATTGGACAAGGAAATCTAGAATATCCACCAAT CGGTGCTTTGGGTTGCTTAAGAAGAGATGGGCAATTCTACGAAGCCCCTCATTCTATCCAATTAGAATTCAAAACCACATTATTATTGCGTGTTGtttgttacaaaattttattTGGATGAACATGGATGTTGATCCCGAGGAAGATGCAACTCTTTTACCAGAGCATATACCCGTAGGAGATGACACAATTGTTGATGAAGCCGACATAATTGATGTTGTGGAAAGTAGCTATGAGTGGACACAATGGCGTGAGGACTTAGCAACTGAAATGTGGGAAATATGGAGAGCAGAACATGACACGTAA